The Hymenobacter sp. 5317J-9 genome has a window encoding:
- a CDS encoding DUF6799 domain-containing protein: MRTLGLCGALLLSVAAAAQPSVNNDGFQRRNGQMVVVRNGQARPMTRDAHLPTGATVTKDGFVVSATGQRAELREGQGCDLRGRPVAVRQAPGGRLTLGAPAAPAPAGPTGNAPRSVLAELFGEGDFRYFKHKKAKKKHGKGKGHGRWKGEDD, translated from the coding sequence ATGCGTACCCTTGGGCTTTGCGGGGCCCTGCTGCTGTCCGTTGCCGCGGCGGCGCAGCCGTCCGTGAACAACGACGGCTTCCAGCGCCGCAACGGGCAGATGGTGGTGGTCCGCAACGGGCAGGCCCGGCCCATGACGCGCGACGCCCACTTGCCCACCGGCGCCACCGTCACCAAAGACGGCTTCGTGGTGAGTGCCACCGGGCAGCGGGCCGAGCTGCGCGAAGGCCAGGGCTGTGACCTGCGCGGCCGGCCGGTGGCCGTGCGCCAAGCGCCCGGCGGCAGGCTGACGTTGGGCGCCCCCGCCGCCCCGGCCCCTGCCGGCCCCACTGGCAATGCCCCCCGCAGCGTGCTCGCTGAACTATTCGGCGAAGGCGACTTCCGCTATTTCAAGCACAAAAAGGCCAAGAAAAAACACGGCAAGGGCAAAGGCCACGGCCGTTGGAAAGGGGAAGACGACTAA
- a CDS encoding WG repeat-containing protein — protein sequence MVHHFLASPFADDGRAPQFAAVLAALQADPTDSLLLGNLVLEDDAAPIDALVVRPHSITVLVLVPTGGRLGMPALSYGHWQLGGVPLTGAVGFDNPFEQFVAQKAAVAAWLGARFGADQVNLNFISGVVLFGGPVAYAPDVEPALNEAPALFQLLGEPADLPRRLRQLATPEIELSAADLAEWAAEWARFAATAPAGPEQEATPHGPAPAASRPGDAVPAGNFLSQKARSLWNWLGAADVPDEDPAYGAYDAAAARREEKQRLEELRRQMQADLSGQLQALEAREAERERSIAQLRAQLAQAPTVAADATALVSRLHAETREKASLEAAMQASRAESAARNRELDAKIQQLGQLLERLNTPVATATAAPQPAGAAPPAAPATEPSQPARKQTESPSSHKWQKLAKGYWLHLSRVVRQRPRVAAVVLLLCGVVAWTLGHLGGSSPVPFQENGRWGYADAQGKAVIPARFTTASPFQAGRAVVARDGAFGFLDEDGKEVVPLAYDALNPYAGRYARARVGDAYTYIDEAGEEFDHYYFNGLDFAEGYAAVLDHRGWYYITGPKAPEKPVLFKEAYSFTDGLARVRLADGYTFITPDYLDDPQEGTGPFGRYELASDFADGKAQVTQHGRRFLIDKRGEEINE from the coding sequence ATGGTTCACCATTTCCTGGCCAGCCCTTTCGCCGACGACGGCCGCGCCCCGCAGTTTGCGGCCGTGCTCGCCGCCCTGCAGGCCGACCCCACCGATTCGCTGCTGCTGGGCAATCTGGTGCTGGAAGACGACGCCGCCCCCATCGACGCCTTGGTGGTGCGGCCCCACAGCATCACGGTGCTGGTGCTGGTGCCCACCGGCGGCCGGCTCGGCATGCCGGCCCTGAGCTACGGGCACTGGCAGCTCGGCGGCGTCCCCCTGACTGGGGCCGTGGGGTTCGACAACCCGTTTGAGCAGTTCGTAGCCCAGAAAGCGGCCGTGGCCGCCTGGCTGGGCGCCCGGTTCGGCGCCGACCAGGTCAACCTGAATTTTATCAGCGGGGTGGTGCTGTTTGGTGGGCCGGTGGCGTATGCGCCCGACGTCGAGCCCGCCCTCAACGAGGCGCCGGCCTTGTTTCAGCTGCTGGGCGAGCCCGCCGACCTGCCGCGCCGCTTGCGCCAGCTGGCCACCCCCGAAATTGAGCTGAGCGCCGCCGACCTGGCCGAGTGGGCCGCCGAGTGGGCCAGATTTGCCGCCACGGCACCGGCGGGGCCGGAACAGGAGGCCACGCCGCATGGCCCGGCACCCGCCGCGTCCCGGCCCGGCGACGCCGTGCCCGCCGGCAATTTCCTGAGTCAGAAGGCGCGTTCCCTGTGGAACTGGCTGGGTGCAGCCGATGTGCCCGACGAGGACCCGGCCTACGGGGCCTACGATGCCGCCGCCGCCCGCCGCGAGGAAAAGCAGCGCCTCGAGGAGCTGCGCCGGCAAATGCAGGCCGACCTCAGCGGCCAGCTGCAAGCCCTGGAAGCCCGCGAGGCTGAGCGCGAACGCAGCATTGCCCAGCTCCGGGCCCAGCTGGCCCAGGCGCCCACCGTGGCCGCCGACGCCACGGCGCTGGTGTCGCGCCTCCACGCCGAAACCCGCGAAAAGGCGTCCCTCGAAGCTGCCATGCAAGCTTCCCGGGCTGAATCGGCTGCGCGCAACCGCGAGCTGGACGCCAAGATTCAGCAGCTGGGCCAGCTGCTGGAGCGGCTGAATACCCCAGTGGCTACTGCTACTGCGGCGCCCCAACCCGCAGGCGCCGCACCACCCGCGGCCCCGGCAACAGAGCCTTCGCAGCCAGCAAGGAAACAAACGGAAAGCCCTTCCTCTCACAAGTGGCAAAAGCTGGCCAAAGGCTACTGGCTGCATCTGTCGCGCGTAGTTCGCCAACGGCCCCGGGTCGCGGCGGTTGTCCTTTTATTATGCGGGGTAGTAGCTTGGACACTAGGCCACCTCGGCGGCTCATCACCCGTGCCCTTTCAGGAAAACGGACGGTGGGGATACGCCGATGCCCAAGGCAAGGCGGTTATTCCGGCCCGTTTCACCACGGCCAGTCCTTTTCAGGCGGGTCGGGCCGTGGTAGCTCGGGACGGGGCCTTTGGCTTTCTCGACGAAGACGGCAAGGAAGTGGTGCCGCTGGCTTACGATGCGCTGAACCCCTATGCCGGCCGCTACGCGCGCGCGCGGGTGGGCGATGCCTACACTTATATCGATGAGGCCGGCGAGGAGTTCGACCACTACTACTTCAACGGGCTGGACTTTGCCGAAGGGTATGCCGCCGTGCTTGACCACCGCGGCTGGTACTACATCACCGGTCCCAAGGCGCCCGAAAAGCCGGTGCTGTTTAAAGAGGCCTATTCATTCACCGACGGGCTGGCCCGCGTGAGACTAGCCGATGGCTACACCTTTATTACGCCCGACTACCTCGACGACCCGCAGGAAGGCACCGGGCCGTTCGGTCGCTACGAACTGGCTTCCGATTTTGCCGATGGGAAGGCCCAGGTCACCCAGCACGGCCGCCGCTTTCTGATTGATAAGCGTGGCGAAGAAATCAACGAATAA
- a CDS encoding CoA-acylating methylmalonate-semialdehyde dehydrogenase, producing MAGKPLENASTSAMDVFSPLTGELISTVPLSGAEALNAAVQAAKAAFPSWSATPIKERVQIFYRYKTLLERDMKALADLVREENGKTYDEARAEVEKAIELTEFACSMPQLIQGEFLEVSKGVEARAERKPLGVVASIAPFNFPNMVPHWTIPNAIVLGNTMILKPSEQVPLSAVKIAELLKEAGLPDGVLNVVNGDKEIVEAICDHPDIQAVSFVGSTKIAKAVYIRATSNLKRCVALGGAKNHLMVLPDAHPDMTASNVAASMSGCAGQRCMAGSTMVGVGPVDDIVAKIVEEARKIVAGQNLGSVISKEAKARIEQHITEAEAAGAKVLLDGRNAVVPGHEDGYYVGATVIDYVTPDMRIAQEEVFGPVLAIMRTNTLDEALAIENANPYGNAAAVFTSSGSSARYVMDHANAGMIGVNIGVPVPREPFSFGGWNESKFGACDITGKSSIEFWTQLKKTTTKWNPESRVNWMS from the coding sequence GTGGCCGGCAAACCCCTCGAAAATGCCTCTACGTCTGCGATGGACGTATTTAGCCCCCTCACGGGCGAGTTGATTTCCACGGTGCCGCTGAGCGGGGCCGAGGCGCTGAACGCCGCCGTGCAAGCCGCCAAGGCCGCCTTCCCGTCGTGGTCGGCCACGCCGATTAAGGAGCGGGTGCAGATTTTCTACCGCTACAAAACCTTGTTGGAGCGCGACATGAAAGCCTTGGCCGACCTCGTCCGCGAGGAAAACGGCAAAACCTACGACGAGGCCCGTGCCGAAGTCGAAAAAGCCATCGAGCTAACCGAGTTTGCCTGCTCCATGCCGCAGCTTATCCAAGGCGAGTTTCTGGAAGTGAGCAAGGGCGTGGAAGCCCGCGCCGAGCGCAAGCCGCTGGGTGTGGTGGCCAGCATCGCCCCGTTCAACTTCCCCAACATGGTGCCGCACTGGACCATCCCGAACGCCATTGTGCTCGGCAACACCATGATTCTGAAGCCTTCGGAGCAAGTGCCGCTGAGCGCCGTAAAAATTGCCGAGCTGCTAAAAGAAGCCGGCCTGCCCGACGGCGTGCTGAACGTGGTGAACGGCGACAAGGAAATCGTAGAAGCCATCTGCGACCATCCCGACATTCAGGCCGTGAGCTTCGTCGGCTCCACTAAAATTGCCAAGGCCGTGTACATCCGCGCCACCAGCAACCTCAAGCGCTGCGTGGCCCTCGGCGGCGCCAAAAACCACCTGATGGTGCTGCCCGACGCCCACCCCGACATGACTGCCTCGAACGTGGCCGCCAGCATGTCGGGCTGCGCGGGCCAACGCTGCATGGCCGGCTCGACGATGGTGGGAGTGGGCCCGGTCGATGACATCGTGGCCAAAATTGTGGAAGAAGCCCGCAAGATTGTGGCCGGCCAGAACCTCGGCTCCGTCATCAGCAAGGAAGCCAAGGCGCGCATCGAACAGCACATCACCGAAGCCGAAGCGGCCGGCGCCAAAGTCCTGCTCGACGGCCGCAACGCCGTGGTGCCCGGCCACGAAGACGGTTATTACGTAGGCGCCACCGTCATCGATTACGTGACGCCTGATATGCGCATTGCCCAGGAGGAAGTGTTCGGCCCGGTGCTCGCCATCATGCGCACCAATACGCTGGACGAAGCCCTGGCCATCGAAAACGCCAACCCCTACGGCAACGCCGCCGCCGTGTTCACCAGCAGCGGCAGTAGCGCCCGCTACGTGATGGACCACGCCAACGCCGGCATGATTGGCGTGAACATCGGCGTGCCCGTGCCCCGCGAGCCCTTCTCCTTCGGCGGCTGGAACGAGTCGAAATTCGGCGCCTGCGACATCACGGGTAAGAGTTCGATTGAGTTCTGGACGCAGTTGAAAAAGACCACGACCAAGTGGAACCCCGAGTCGCGGGTGAACTGGATGTCGTAG
- a CDS encoding aminotransferase class III-fold pyridoxal phosphate-dependent enzyme, translating into METTFATDKDQILHDNLDHTLFSWSKQTGLNPINAERAEGVYVYDRDGKRYIDFSAQLMNVNIGHGDQRVTEAVAAQMRELSYVYPGMITKARGDLGRRLAEITAPNLTKAFFTLGGAEAIENAIKLARVYTGRHKIVSLYQSFHGASYGAMSVGGDPRKFAVDSQAMPGTVHVENPYFYRCPWHSETPEQCAQRAADAMERIIGYENPGSVAAIIMEGESGTSGCIKYPPGYWTRVREICDKYGILLIADEVMSGFGRTGKWFGSDHHNVKIDIMCMAKGITAGYLPLGAVMVDEAIAKSFDDKPLPLGLTYSAHPVSCAAAVAVLDIYETDNLLENTVEMGKYMDEQVAQLMRHHPSIGDWRNTGLFGCIELVKNRDTKEPMAPWNATPAQMDIMNQVAAKIREMGMYTFVRWNYIFICPPLSINKEEIDEGLAIISEAISIADKYVY; encoded by the coding sequence ATGGAAACCACCTTCGCCACCGACAAAGACCAAATCCTGCACGACAACCTCGACCACACCCTCTTCTCGTGGTCGAAGCAAACGGGCCTGAACCCCATCAACGCCGAGCGCGCCGAAGGCGTGTACGTGTACGACCGGGATGGCAAGCGCTACATCGACTTCTCTGCCCAGCTCATGAACGTGAACATCGGCCACGGCGACCAACGCGTGACCGAAGCCGTGGCCGCCCAGATGCGTGAGCTCAGCTACGTGTACCCCGGCATGATTACCAAGGCCCGTGGCGACCTCGGCCGGCGCCTGGCCGAAATCACTGCGCCCAACCTCACCAAGGCGTTTTTCACGCTGGGCGGGGCCGAGGCCATCGAAAACGCCATCAAGCTGGCGCGGGTGTACACCGGCCGCCACAAGATTGTGTCGCTGTACCAGTCGTTTCACGGGGCCAGCTACGGCGCCATGAGCGTGGGCGGCGACCCCCGCAAATTCGCCGTCGATTCGCAGGCCATGCCCGGCACGGTACACGTCGAAAACCCCTACTTCTACCGCTGCCCCTGGCACTCCGAAACGCCCGAGCAGTGCGCCCAGCGCGCCGCCGATGCCATGGAGCGCATCATCGGCTACGAAAACCCCGGCAGCGTGGCCGCCATCATCATGGAGGGCGAGTCGGGCACCTCGGGCTGCATCAAGTACCCGCCCGGCTACTGGACGCGGGTGCGCGAAATCTGCGACAAGTACGGCATCCTGCTCATTGCTGATGAAGTGATGTCGGGTTTCGGCCGCACCGGCAAGTGGTTCGGCTCCGACCACCACAATGTCAAAATCGACATCATGTGCATGGCCAAGGGCATCACCGCCGGCTACCTGCCCCTGGGCGCGGTGATGGTAGACGAAGCCATTGCCAAATCGTTCGACGACAAGCCCCTGCCGCTCGGCCTCACGTACTCGGCCCACCCGGTTTCGTGCGCCGCCGCCGTGGCTGTGCTCGACATCTACGAGACTGACAACCTTCTCGAAAACACCGTGGAAATGGGCAAGTACATGGACGAGCAGGTGGCCCAGCTCATGCGCCACCACCCCAGCATCGGCGACTGGCGCAACACCGGCCTCTTCGGCTGCATCGAGCTGGTGAAGAACCGCGACACCAAGGAGCCCATGGCTCCCTGGAATGCCACGCCCGCCCAAATGGACATCATGAACCAGGTGGCCGCCAAAATCCGCGAGATGGGCATGTACACCTTCGTGCGCTGGAACTATATATTCATCTGTCCCCCACTGAGCATCAATAAGGAGGAAATTGACGAGGGCTTGGCCATCATTTCGGAAGCCATCAGCATTGCGGATAAGTACGTGTACTAA
- the hydA gene encoding dihydropyrimidinase, producing MVILKNGRVVTADSDAVCDILIEGETIVSIGRNLSTEGAEVIDCTGKLVMPGGIDPHVHLEMPFMGTFSSDTYETGTRAALHGGTTTVIDFILQKQGNSLRAAFEEWSGRASGNAVGDYSFHMAVTDFNPSTKEEIKDMVAEGITSFKTFMAYKGALMIDDAQMVGLMQEVKKHGGLVTAHATNGDMIDTLIAQHRAQGKLTPLYHYLSQPEVTEAEASGRFADIANYTGVNAYIVHLTCEGALNQVRRATERNQRVLVETCIQYLVLDASLYEDEANGAKWVMSPPLREKKDQATLWAGINQGLVNVVGTDHCPFMWEQKLMGKDDFSKIPNGHPAIEHRMELLFSEGVNTGKITPQKFVEVTSTNAAKIFGMFPRKGTISIGADADLVIFDPKKKHTISASTHHMNCDYSAYEGWDLTGKIDTVLLRGKVAVDAGETKVSKGYGQFIKRSKTNI from the coding sequence ATGGTGATACTAAAAAACGGCCGCGTCGTCACCGCCGATTCGGACGCCGTCTGCGATATCCTGATTGAAGGCGAAACCATCGTGTCCATCGGCCGCAACTTGTCGACCGAGGGGGCGGAGGTGATTGACTGCACCGGCAAGCTGGTGATGCCTGGCGGCATCGACCCGCACGTGCACCTGGAAATGCCCTTCATGGGCACCTTCAGCTCCGATACCTACGAAACCGGCACCCGCGCCGCCCTACACGGCGGTACCACTACCGTCATCGACTTCATTCTGCAAAAGCAGGGCAATTCGTTGCGCGCCGCCTTTGAGGAGTGGAGCGGCCGGGCCAGCGGCAACGCCGTGGGCGACTACAGCTTCCACATGGCCGTGACGGATTTCAACCCTAGCACCAAGGAGGAAATCAAGGACATGGTGGCCGAGGGCATCACGTCTTTCAAAACATTCATGGCCTACAAGGGCGCGCTCATGATTGACGACGCGCAGATGGTGGGCCTGATGCAGGAAGTGAAAAAGCACGGTGGCCTTGTGACGGCCCACGCCACCAACGGCGACATGATTGACACGCTCATCGCCCAGCATCGGGCGCAGGGCAAGCTCACGCCGCTCTATCACTACCTCTCGCAGCCCGAAGTAACCGAGGCCGAAGCGTCAGGACGATTCGCCGACATCGCCAACTACACCGGCGTGAACGCCTACATCGTGCACCTCACCTGCGAGGGCGCCCTCAACCAAGTACGCCGCGCCACCGAGCGCAACCAGCGCGTGCTGGTCGAAACCTGCATTCAATACCTAGTGCTGGATGCCTCACTGTACGAAGACGAAGCCAATGGCGCGAAGTGGGTGATGTCGCCCCCATTGCGTGAGAAAAAGGACCAGGCTACGCTCTGGGCCGGTATCAACCAAGGCCTCGTGAACGTGGTGGGTACCGACCACTGCCCCTTCATGTGGGAGCAGAAGCTGATGGGCAAGGACGATTTCTCCAAGATTCCGAACGGTCACCCGGCCATCGAGCACCGCATGGAACTGCTGTTTTCGGAAGGGGTGAACACCGGCAAAATCACGCCGCAGAAATTTGTGGAAGTGACCTCGACCAACGCCGCCAAAATATTCGGCATGTTCCCACGCAAAGGCACCATCAGCATTGGCGCCGACGCAGATTTAGTTATTTTCGACCCAAAGAAAAAGCACACCATTTCGGCCAGCACTCACCATATGAACTGCGATTACTCGGCCTACGAAGGCTGGGATCTGACCGGCAAAATTGACACCGTGCTGTTGCGTGGAAAAGTAGCCGTCGACGCTGGTGAAACGAAGGTTTCAAAAGGTTACGGGCAGTTCATCAAGCGCAGCAAAACGAATATCTAG
- a CDS encoding nitrilase-related carbon-nitrogen hydrolase: protein MPRIIKSGLIQMSLPMTEGEGSIEEIKEAMVQKHIPLIEEAGRKGVQILCLQEIFNTPYFCPGQDKAWYASAEAVPGPTTERMAEYAKKYNMVMIVPVYERESAGFLYNTAAVIDADGTYLGKYRKNHIPHTTGFWEKFFFKPGNMGYPVFQTKYAKVGVYICYDRHFPDGARILGLNGAEIVYNPSATVAGLSQYLWKLEQPAHAAANGYFMGCINRVGEEKPWNLGRFYGTSYFVDPRGQIIAEADEYKDELLIAEFDLDMIDEVRNTWQFFRDRRPETYEKLVEL, encoded by the coding sequence ATGCCCAGAATTATTAAATCCGGTCTCATCCAGATGAGCTTGCCGATGACCGAAGGCGAAGGCTCCATCGAGGAAATCAAGGAAGCCATGGTGCAAAAGCACATTCCGCTCATTGAAGAAGCCGGCCGCAAGGGCGTGCAGATTCTGTGTTTGCAGGAAATCTTCAATACCCCGTATTTCTGCCCCGGCCAGGACAAAGCCTGGTACGCCTCGGCCGAAGCCGTGCCCGGCCCCACCACCGAGCGCATGGCCGAATACGCCAAGAAATACAACATGGTGATGATTGTGCCCGTGTACGAGCGCGAGTCGGCCGGTTTCCTTTACAACACGGCCGCTGTGATTGACGCCGACGGCACCTACCTTGGCAAGTACCGCAAAAACCACATCCCGCACACCACCGGCTTCTGGGAGAAATTCTTCTTCAAGCCCGGCAACATGGGCTACCCCGTGTTCCAGACGAAGTATGCCAAAGTGGGCGTCTACATCTGCTACGACCGCCATTTTCCCGACGGCGCCCGCATCCTGGGCCTGAACGGCGCCGAAATCGTGTACAACCCCTCGGCCACCGTGGCCGGCCTCTCGCAGTACCTCTGGAAGCTGGAGCAGCCCGCGCACGCGGCCGCCAATGGCTATTTCATGGGCTGCATCAACCGCGTGGGCGAGGAGAAACCCTGGAACCTGGGCCGCTTCTACGGCACCAGCTACTTCGTGGACCCGCGCGGTCAAATCATCGCCGAAGCCGACGAGTACAAGGACGAGCTGCTCATCGCCGAATTCGACCTCGACATGATTGACGAGGTGCGCAACACCTGGCAGTTCTTCCGCGACCGTCGCCCGGAAACCTACGAGAAGCTGGTAGAACTGTAG
- a CDS encoding FAD-dependent oxidoreductase produces MAEFSTPTTEQQFAENFAQLKPVMNRTEALYESSRCLFCFDAPCIKACPSGIDIPQFIRQINSGNDTGAARTIYEANYFGNACGKVCPTEVLCEGACVYNLQEVKPIEIGRLQSYATTKAIKSGKKLFGPGEDNGKKVAVIGAGPAGISAACELRTLGYEVDVFEAKAQPSGLTVYGVAPYKITNEETLAEMAYLQSQFGYNVHFNSAISSRDELAGLENKYDAIFLGIGLGKTNELGLPGEDKINCTGAVEFIAELRQHHHEVAVGRKVIVLGGGNTAMDAASESSRLGAENVILAYRRAKEEMGAYEFEYDLAKGVGVKGLFNVAPVEITGNGYVAGVKFIRTETKDGRVQEIAGSEFIEPCDMVIKATGQAKQTEFLNLIPGLKLDNKGRIIANAHTGQTSNPKYFASGDAWNGGAEVVNAAAEAKLTARGIHAYLSK; encoded by the coding sequence ATGGCTGAATTTTCTACACCCACCACCGAGCAGCAATTCGCGGAAAACTTCGCGCAATTGAAACCGGTGATGAACCGCACCGAGGCGCTCTACGAAAGCTCCCGCTGCCTGTTTTGCTTCGATGCGCCGTGTATAAAAGCGTGCCCGTCGGGGATTGATATTCCGCAGTTTATCCGGCAAATAAATTCGGGCAATGACACTGGCGCGGCGCGTACGATTTACGAGGCTAATTACTTCGGCAACGCCTGCGGCAAGGTGTGCCCTACCGAAGTGCTCTGCGAAGGCGCCTGCGTGTACAACTTGCAAGAGGTGAAGCCGATTGAAATCGGTCGCCTGCAGAGCTACGCGACTACGAAGGCCATCAAAAGTGGAAAAAAACTGTTTGGTCCCGGTGAGGATAATGGCAAGAAAGTAGCCGTTATTGGAGCTGGCCCGGCGGGTATATCCGCTGCCTGTGAGCTGCGGACGCTCGGCTACGAAGTCGATGTTTTTGAGGCTAAAGCCCAGCCATCGGGTCTGACGGTGTACGGGGTTGCCCCGTATAAAATCACCAACGAGGAAACCCTGGCCGAAATGGCGTATTTGCAGTCGCAATTTGGCTACAACGTGCATTTCAATTCTGCTATTTCGTCGCGCGATGAATTGGCCGGATTAGAAAATAAATACGACGCTATTTTCCTAGGTATCGGTTTGGGTAAAACCAACGAATTGGGATTGCCCGGCGAGGATAAAATAAACTGCACCGGCGCGGTGGAGTTTATTGCCGAATTGCGTCAGCACCATCACGAAGTGGCAGTGGGGCGCAAGGTAATTGTGCTCGGCGGTGGCAACACGGCCATGGATGCGGCTTCGGAATCGTCGCGCCTTGGGGCTGAGAACGTAATTCTGGCTTATCGCCGTGCCAAGGAAGAAATGGGCGCTTACGAATTCGAGTACGACCTGGCCAAAGGGGTAGGGGTGAAGGGCTTGTTCAACGTGGCGCCGGTGGAAATTACCGGCAATGGCTACGTGGCGGGCGTGAAATTTATTCGCACTGAAACCAAGGATGGCCGCGTGCAGGAAATTGCCGGCTCTGAATTTATCGAGCCGTGCGACATGGTGATTAAAGCCACGGGACAGGCTAAGCAAACGGAATTTTTGAATTTAATTCCGGGGTTGAAGCTGGATAACAAAGGCCGCATCATAGCCAACGCCCATACCGGGCAAACGTCGAACCCGAAATACTTCGCTTCCGGCGATGCCTGGAACGGCGGTGCCGAAGTGGTGAACGCGGCGGCCGAAGCCAAGCTCACGGCGCGCGGTATTCACGCCTATTTGAGCAAGTAA
- the preA gene encoding NAD-dependent dihydropyrimidine dehydrogenase subunit PreA — protein MPDLSINFAGIKSPNPFWLASAPPTNSGYQVMKAFDAGWGGAVWKTLGVPVVNVSSRYGGVNYRDKRLVGFNNIELISDRPLSHNLREIEEVKKRFPNHAVIASLMVQSRQEWHDIVRASQDAGADGFELNFGCPHGMCERGMGSAVGQEPKVLQMIVEWVMEVAQKPVIVKLTPNISDITEPAMAARRGGADAISLINTIQSIVGVDLDKYAPYPIVDGKGTNGGYCGPAVKPIALNMVKNCAQHPDVRLPISGIGGIENWRDAVEHILLGASSVQVCTAAMHFGFGIIREMTAGLEQYMVEKGFNTIYDFVGKALPNVLHWEDLNMKYKVTANINEDKCIGCQLCYTACEDGAHQAIKLNAGTRVPEIIEENCVGCNLCSLVCPVEQCITMEQTDSGTEHLTWKERTEAGTAPTEFEDEKAGGRHHWVPEPSAALGKERHKTLPGKARLYSGETEVPAGA, from the coding sequence ATGCCCGACCTCTCCATAAATTTCGCCGGCATTAAATCGCCGAACCCGTTCTGGCTGGCCTCGGCGCCGCCCACCAATTCCGGCTACCAGGTGATGAAAGCCTTCGATGCCGGCTGGGGCGGCGCGGTGTGGAAGACGCTGGGCGTGCCCGTCGTGAACGTGTCGAGCCGCTACGGTGGCGTCAACTACCGCGACAAGCGCCTCGTGGGCTTCAACAACATCGAGCTGATTTCGGACCGGCCGCTCTCGCACAACCTGCGCGAGATTGAGGAAGTGAAAAAGCGCTTCCCCAACCACGCTGTTATCGCCTCGCTCATGGTGCAGAGTCGGCAGGAGTGGCACGACATCGTGCGCGCCTCGCAGGACGCCGGCGCCGACGGCTTCGAGCTGAACTTTGGCTGTCCGCACGGCATGTGCGAGCGGGGCATGGGCTCGGCCGTGGGGCAGGAGCCCAAGGTGCTGCAAATGATAGTGGAATGGGTGATGGAAGTGGCCCAGAAGCCCGTCATCGTGAAGCTCACGCCCAACATCTCCGACATCACCGAGCCCGCCATGGCCGCCCGGCGCGGCGGCGCCGACGCCATCTCGCTCATCAACACGATTCAGAGCATCGTGGGGGTTGATTTGGATAAGTACGCGCCCTATCCGATTGTGGACGGCAAGGGCACCAACGGCGGCTACTGCGGCCCGGCCGTGAAGCCCATTGCCCTGAATATGGTGAAAAACTGCGCCCAGCACCCCGACGTGCGCCTGCCCATCTCGGGCATCGGCGGCATTGAGAACTGGCGCGACGCCGTGGAGCACATCCTGCTGGGTGCCAGCTCGGTGCAGGTGTGCACGGCGGCCATGCACTTCGGCTTTGGCATCATCCGGGAGATGACGGCCGGCCTGGAGCAGTACATGGTGGAGAAGGGCTTCAACACGATTTACGATTTCGTGGGCAAGGCCCTGCCCAACGTGCTGCACTGGGAAGACCTGAATATGAAGTACAAGGTGACGGCCAATATCAACGAGGACAAGTGCATTGGCTGCCAGCTGTGCTACACGGCCTGCGAAGACGGCGCCCACCAGGCCATCAAGCTAAACGCCGGCACCCGCGTGCCCGAAATCATCGAGGAAAACTGCGTGGGCTGCAACCTGTGCTCGCTGGTGTGCCCCGTGGAGCAGTGCATCACGATGGAGCAGACGGACTCCGGCACCGAGCACCTCACCTGGAAGGAACGCACCGAAGCCGGCACCGCACCCACCGAATTCGAGGACGAAAAGGCCGGTGGCCGGCACCATTGGGTGCCCGAGCCCAGTGCCGCGCTCGGTAAAGAGCGCCACAAAACCCTGCCCGGCAAAGCCCGCCTGTATTCGGGCGAAACCGAGGTGCCGGCGGGAGCATAA